From Prochlorococcus sp. MIT 1223, the proteins below share one genomic window:
- a CDS encoding tetratricopeptide repeat protein has protein sequence MTELLTAAEYLDRGCDKDDQKDSKGAIKDYNKAIELNPNYAEAYANRGCAKEELGDKEGALADWQKAADLGDEEAAKWIKEVKEKSVGDSNKKMSSLNDPLEELKGLFHPVVTPNPIYDRGKKKEQDGDLDGAIQDYHKALVFDPKNQYILNSLGIATSKKGDKREAIDFYTKALEIDPNDTLILLNRSKSKYDLGDYEGVINDLSVAIDIKNDNAKWYFFRGEIKSKLGDDAGALSDYNRAIEIDENFTSPYINRGLLKGNLEDYQGSFDDFNKVINIEPQNSLAYFNRGYSRKYLNDLEGAKEDWQKASELGDEDATALLKENSQELPDLSWKDYENLATKSRESGDHQSALEHYNEAIKIIQKNQNLYYYRAICLEELGLYDRALSDYNKSIEIKPLEPVFYNARAVLKQKKNDIKGSIEDYQKSLEIDENQCDNYYNIGLLFWNLELYKKAISYFTQAIDVNSVDEDSYFMRGRSWEKIGNHNNAIADFNKSLELDPTNIMTYKVRALTKQSIGDEKGALNDFDQAITINPNELELYLLRGEFNRDHAKDFKSAIEDFTKALEFEPNDETIYGDRGTTRGEAGDLKGAIDDFNKATSINPNYLDGYTNRIIVRKQLKDYQGVIEDCSKILNLDPNYVRAYFDRGISKYNIDDLKGACEDWKKAAELGNEEAAELLKEHCE, from the coding sequence ATGACAGAACTTCTAACTGCTGCTGAGTATCTAGATCGTGGATGCGATAAGGACGATCAAAAAGACTCGAAAGGTGCAATAAAGGACTACAACAAAGCGATTGAACTTAATCCCAACTATGCAGAGGCATATGCGAATCGTGGATGTGCAAAGGAAGAATTAGGTGATAAAGAAGGTGCACTTGCTGATTGGCAAAAGGCAGCAGATTTAGGAGATGAAGAAGCAGCGAAGTGGATTAAGGAGGTAAAAGAAAAATCAGTCGGAGATTCTAATAAGAAGATGAGTTCATTAAACGACCCTCTGGAAGAATTAAAAGGACTTTTTCATCCTGTCGTTACTCCAAATCCTATTTACGATAGAGGTAAAAAGAAAGAACAAGATGGAGACTTAGATGGTGCAATTCAGGACTACCACAAAGCATTAGTTTTTGATCCTAAGAATCAATACATCTTAAATAGTCTTGGAATTGCAACGAGTAAAAAAGGAGACAAGAGGGAAGCAATTGATTTCTATACGAAGGCACTGGAAATCGATCCAAATGACACTTTAATTCTGCTTAATCGTTCTAAATCTAAATATGACCTTGGAGACTATGAAGGAGTAATAAATGATTTATCTGTTGCAATAGATATTAAGAACGATAATGCCAAATGGTATTTTTTTCGTGGTGAAATTAAGTCTAAGTTAGGAGATGATGCAGGAGCATTATCTGACTATAATAGGGCAATAGAAATAGATGAAAATTTCACGAGTCCTTATATTAATAGAGGTTTACTAAAAGGAAATCTGGAAGATTATCAAGGATCATTTGATGACTTTAATAAGGTAATAAATATCGAACCACAAAATTCACTTGCTTATTTTAATAGAGGTTATTCTAGGAAATATTTGAATGACTTAGAGGGTGCCAAAGAAGATTGGCAGAAAGCATCTGAACTAGGGGATGAAGATGCGACTGCATTATTAAAGGAAAATTCCCAAGAATTACCAGATTTGAGTTGGAAGGACTATGAAAATCTTGCGACTAAGAGCAGGGAATCTGGAGACCATCAAAGTGCTTTAGAGCATTATAATGAAGCAATTAAAATTATACAGAAGAATCAAAACCTTTACTATTATCGTGCTATTTGTTTGGAGGAGTTAGGTTTATATGATAGAGCATTATCTGACTATAATAAATCTATAGAAATCAAACCATTAGAACCTGTTTTTTATAATGCTAGGGCAGTTTTAAAGCAGAAAAAAAATGATATTAAAGGATCAATAGAAGATTACCAGAAGTCCTTAGAGATAGATGAGAATCAATGTGATAATTATTATAATATAGGTCTTCTTTTTTGGAATTTAGAATTATACAAGAAGGCAATTTCTTACTTTACTCAAGCAATAGATGTTAATTCAGTTGATGAGGATTCATATTTTATGAGAGGAAGATCATGGGAGAAAATAGGCAACCATAATAATGCTATTGCTGACTTTAATAAATCACTAGAACTTGATCCAACTAATATAATGACATATAAAGTTCGTGCTCTTACAAAGCAATCAATTGGAGATGAAAAAGGAGCACTAAATGATTTTGATCAAGCAATAACTATTAACCCTAATGAACTTGAACTATATCTTCTCAGAGGTGAATTTAATCGTGATCATGCTAAGGATTTCAAAAGTGCGATTGAAGATTTCACTAAAGCACTTGAATTTGAACCTAATGATGAAACCATATATGGCGACCGTGGCACAACTAGAGGAGAAGCGGGGGATTTAAAAGGAGCAATTGATGACTTCAATAAAGCAACTAGCATCAACCCTAATTATTTAGATGGTTATACAAATAGGATTATTGTTAGGAAGCAACTAAAAGATTATCAAGGAGTAATTGAGGATTGCTCGAAAATACTTAATCTGGATCCTAATTACGTCAGGGCATATTTTGACCGTGGGATTAGCAAATACAACATTGATGATCTAAAAGGTGCCTGTGAAGACTGGAAGAAAGCAGCAGAATTAGGTAATGAAGAGGCAGCAGAATTATTAAAGGAGCATTGCGAATGA
- a CDS encoding tetratricopeptide repeat protein — protein sequence MGEFIALVFIIWFIWYLIKVGTQGNSSHSSRIDSRSSKVDYRDYGPIKRERITSDNVPKDKNSDRNIIDLNEKTIGSEMQEKSTAEEFAKSGFDKYMAQNYKEALDDYNQAIAIDPKNPDFYQYRALIKSNLEVDHQEQINDWSKVIELRPEDEVAYQCRADSKNSLGDHQGAISDYKKSLELDPDDCAENNVYVSLARLQWFTEDKKGAIRSYRRHLGLHPEHNGLRLSIADIQYQLGDTQGALDELSRAIRIDPSIGRAYSRRGLIQYELKNYQEAIINFSRVLKKDELDDEEYAEAYLNRGKAKKESGDLNGACDDWQEASKLGNKDADKLLAENLKNVVDTSTQDNILLGNDLKTAADYYARADKNRFTDPLSALRDFTKSIQLDSKYKPEDGSLAYRERALMIRRLGSNKGAIKDFDKAIDLDQEDPDLFGLRAETRKQIDDLEGAFSDWEQESTLYLKKYNKTGNEFDKYQVESAKNKIENHDNYFADLANDFCDNGEYIKGVEHCNKVLGLFPNCAKAYFNRAIIKQRLGDYKDALADFDKTIEIDPDLFCEKPYEKRGQLKEMLGDYEGAIADYEKDEDFDIPFDVIRCKSLLGNHQEAIDMTANHMEDNSSFQARLKHDLGTFRFALGDYKGSVKEFNDAKEIYLKDSWGEASASEIDKAIDMIIKLKDEKEDFKESTTYYWRGKIMFELGQYVSAIQNFTKAIELNPDSPNAYFSRGITKNSFDIPDIKGAIEDYNKAIDLNSNQYDAYYKRAICRSDIGDLKGSISDLNICIENSNDDPVFYFNRGLLHARDNNIDDFFKDLLIAKSLKDEDDYSLKIHKLIAYKKSELNDHQGAIEDYTKAISVNRKDCSSYVLRGNSRNELGDFQGACSDWVDAYICREGPLEEKEDPKDLTLEEQIGFVTQFEAAEYIKEDNHVWKIGRAKEESGDIEGAIEEYALAIEINPSNKYALNSRGSVNSYNLENYEEAIKDFDTAIETDPNDALLYANRGYAKFQSGCYQEAIDDYSKSIDIKPEEGSHYYWRGLAKGQIGRFEDSISDFTQSLGMGYEEWNSYYFRGISKNHIKDIQGAINDWKKAVELNSNDADIHNKLGIAFYQLGDNEGVIESFTNLIEIDPQYSEAYYWRGQSKYTLGDDQGAIADLDKALEIDPQDARAYCFRGLSKQQLGYREEALSDMNKAIEIKPEYEGGYLLRGNTKQSFGDLKGACEDWKKAAELGNEDAAEKLKEHCE from the coding sequence ATGGGAGAATTTATCGCCTTAGTTTTTATCATTTGGTTTATATGGTATTTAATCAAGGTAGGCACTCAGGGAAATAGTTCTCATTCGTCGAGAATTGACTCTCGTTCATCAAAAGTTGATTACAGAGATTATGGACCTATAAAGCGAGAAAGGATAACTTCAGACAATGTCCCTAAAGATAAAAATTCTGATCGAAATATAATTGATCTGAATGAGAAAACAATTGGTTCAGAAATGCAAGAAAAATCTACTGCGGAGGAATTTGCGAAAAGTGGTTTTGATAAATATATGGCACAAAATTATAAAGAAGCATTAGATGATTACAACCAAGCAATAGCAATTGACCCCAAGAATCCTGACTTTTATCAATACAGAGCATTAATTAAATCGAATTTAGAAGTTGACCATCAAGAACAAATTAATGATTGGAGCAAAGTAATAGAACTTAGACCTGAGGATGAGGTCGCATATCAATGCAGGGCAGATTCAAAGAATTCTTTAGGTGATCACCAAGGTGCAATTAGTGACTATAAAAAATCTCTTGAACTTGATCCTGATGATTGTGCAGAAAATAATGTATACGTCTCCCTTGCACGACTACAATGGTTCACAGAAGATAAAAAAGGTGCAATAAGAAGTTATCGTAGACATCTTGGTCTGCACCCTGAGCACAATGGTTTGAGACTCAGTATTGCTGATATCCAATACCAACTGGGAGATACACAAGGAGCATTGGATGAATTAAGTAGAGCAATACGTATTGATCCATCCATTGGTCGTGCATATAGCAGGAGAGGGTTAATTCAATATGAATTAAAAAACTATCAAGAAGCAATTATAAACTTCAGCAGAGTTCTAAAAAAAGATGAACTAGATGATGAAGAATATGCTGAAGCATACTTAAATAGAGGGAAGGCAAAAAAAGAATCTGGTGATCTCAATGGTGCTTGTGATGACTGGCAGGAAGCATCAAAACTGGGTAATAAAGATGCCGATAAATTACTGGCAGAAAACTTGAAGAACGTTGTAGATACAAGCACGCAAGATAATATATTATTAGGAAATGATCTGAAAACTGCCGCTGATTACTATGCAAGGGCGGACAAAAATAGGTTTACAGATCCATTAAGTGCACTTAGAGATTTTACGAAGTCAATACAACTTGATTCAAAATATAAACCTGAGGATGGATCACTTGCTTATAGAGAAAGAGCATTGATGATAAGAAGGTTAGGTAGTAATAAAGGAGCAATCAAAGACTTTGATAAAGCAATAGATTTAGATCAAGAAGATCCAGACCTATTCGGTCTTCGTGCTGAGACAAGAAAACAAATAGATGATCTGGAAGGTGCTTTTTCTGATTGGGAACAAGAATCTACTTTATACTTAAAAAAATATAATAAGACTGGAAACGAGTTTGATAAGTATCAAGTTGAATCAGCAAAAAATAAAATAGAAAATCATGATAATTATTTTGCTGATTTAGCAAATGATTTTTGTGATAATGGAGAATATATAAAAGGAGTTGAACATTGCAATAAAGTATTAGGTCTTTTCCCTAACTGTGCAAAAGCATATTTCAATCGAGCAATCATTAAACAACGCTTAGGAGACTATAAAGATGCACTTGCGGACTTTGATAAAACAATAGAAATTGACCCTGATTTGTTTTGTGAAAAACCTTATGAAAAGAGAGGGCAATTAAAAGAGATGTTGGGTGATTATGAAGGCGCAATTGCTGATTACGAAAAAGATGAAGACTTTGACATTCCATTCGATGTTATTAGATGTAAGTCACTGTTAGGCAATCATCAAGAGGCAATTGATATGACGGCAAATCATATGGAAGACAATAGTAGTTTTCAAGCAAGGTTAAAACACGACCTAGGAACTTTTAGATTTGCTTTAGGGGACTACAAAGGTTCAGTAAAAGAATTTAATGATGCTAAAGAAATATATTTAAAAGACTCATGGGGTGAAGCAAGTGCATCTGAAATAGATAAGGCAATAGATATGATAATTAAACTGAAGGATGAGAAAGAAGATTTTAAGGAATCGACTACTTATTATTGGCGAGGAAAAATAATGTTTGAATTGGGTCAATATGTAAGCGCAATTCAGAATTTTACTAAGGCAATTGAATTAAATCCTGATTCACCAAATGCTTATTTTTCTAGAGGTATAACAAAAAATAGTTTTGATATTCCTGACATAAAAGGTGCAATCGAAGATTATAATAAGGCGATAGATCTGAATTCAAATCAATATGATGCTTATTACAAGAGAGCAATTTGCCGGTCCGATATAGGTGATTTGAAAGGTTCTATAAGTGACTTAAATATATGTATTGAGAACAGTAATGATGATCCGGTTTTTTATTTCAATAGGGGATTATTGCATGCAAGAGATAATAATATAGATGATTTTTTTAAGGATTTGTTAATAGCAAAGTCGCTTAAAGATGAGGACGATTATTCTTTGAAAATTCATAAGTTAATTGCTTATAAGAAATCAGAATTAAATGATCATCAAGGAGCAATTGAAGATTATACAAAAGCAATTAGTGTTAATAGAAAAGATTGCAGTTCATATGTTCTTCGTGGCAATTCAAGAAACGAACTAGGTGATTTTCAAGGTGCCTGTTCTGATTGGGTTGATGCTTATATATGTAGGGAAGGTCCACTAGAAGAAAAAGAAGATCCAAAAGATTTAACCTTAGAAGAGCAGATTGGTTTCGTTACTCAATTTGAGGCAGCAGAATATATTAAAGAAGATAATCATGTATGGAAAATTGGTAGAGCAAAAGAAGAATCTGGAGATATCGAAGGAGCAATAGAAGAGTATGCATTGGCAATAGAAATAAACCCTTCAAATAAATATGCTCTTAATAGTCGTGGTTCAGTAAACTCATATAATTTAGAAAATTATGAAGAGGCGATTAAGGATTTTGATACTGCAATAGAAACTGACCCTAATGATGCTCTGCTTTATGCAAATAGAGGATACGCAAAGTTTCAAAGTGGTTGTTATCAAGAAGCGATAGATGATTATTCAAAGTCAATAGATATCAAACCTGAAGAAGGAAGTCATTATTATTGGAGAGGTTTAGCAAAAGGGCAAATTGGACGATTTGAAGATTCAATTAGTGATTTTACACAATCATTGGGGATGGGTTATGAAGAGTGGAATAGTTATTACTTTAGAGGGATATCAAAGAACCATATAAAAGATATTCAAGGAGCAATTAATGATTGGAAAAAAGCAGTAGAATTAAATTCAAATGACGCAGATATTCATAACAAACTTGGAATCGCTTTTTATCAACTTGGAGATAATGAAGGAGTTATTGAATCTTTTACAAATTTAATAGAAATTGATCCTCAGTATTCAGAAGCATATTACTGGCGTGGACAATCTAAGTACACCTTAGGAGATGATCAAGGAGCAATTGCTGATTTAGATAAGGCATTAGAAATTGACCCTCAGGACGCCCGTGCCTATTGTTTCCGAGGTCTTTCAAAGCAGCAACTAGGTTATAGAGAAGAGGCGCTATCTGATATGAACAAAGCAATAGAAATTAAACCAGAGTATGAAGGGGGTTATCTATTACGCGGCAATACTAAGCAATCATTTGGTGACCTTAAAGGTGCCTGTGAAGACTGGAAGAAAGCAGCAGAACTAGGCAATGAAGATGCTGCTGAAAAATTAAAGGAACATTGCGAATGA
- a CDS encoding recombinase family protein codes for MNKIIGYSRVSTGGQTTDTQVAALKEAGCEVVFEETVSSRKAEKDRPQLQAALTALRSGDELVITKLDRLGRSQVEVVNRLHELQAQGINVRTLDGLVNTAGLGQFAPILIGLLSGLAEVERSLIQERTRESVEFRRKTGGNLGGRPKTAPKKEKLVLRLREEGESLRGIREQTGLAVATIRKILERNKEVAA; via the coding sequence ATGAATAAAATCATCGGTTACTCAAGAGTTTCTACTGGAGGACAGACCACAGATACCCAAGTTGCTGCTCTTAAAGAGGCAGGATGTGAGGTTGTCTTTGAGGAAACCGTAAGCAGTAGAAAAGCAGAGAAAGATAGACCTCAACTTCAGGCAGCACTCACAGCACTTAGATCTGGAGATGAATTAGTCATAACCAAATTGGACAGGTTGGGAAGGTCTCAGGTTGAGGTTGTTAATCGACTTCACGAATTACAGGCACAAGGAATCAATGTTCGGACTTTGGATGGTCTTGTTAATACAGCAGGTCTAGGTCAATTCGCACCAATCCTTATTGGACTCTTGTCTGGTCTTGCTGAGGTTGAAAGATCCCTAATTCAAGAACGCACAAGAGAAAGCGTTGAGTTCAGAAGAAAGACAGGAGGAAATCTTGGAGGAAGACCTAAGACAGCACCTAAGAAAGAAAAGTTGGTATTGCGTCTAAGAGAAGAAGGTGAATCACTCAGGGGTATTAGAGAGCAAACAGGATTAGCAGTTGCAACTATCAGAAAAATCCTTGAGAGGAATAAAGAGGTGGCAGCATGA
- a CDS encoding extracellular solute-binding protein, whose product MPLFQRFASSVIATSFAMGSGLIFSSRSIASEVRVYSGRHYNTDRQIYKKFAADTGIKVRLIEATGISLVERLKREGANSKADVILLVDAARISNAAKEGLLQSYRSAKLDKAVPSQYKDPNGKWYALTRRVRVMVANPKSVDISKIKDYSDLADPSLQGKVCLRKRNSPYNQSLVANQLVIRGEEETKKWLKGMISNVSQPYFPGDIGVIRAVAQNKCGIGIVNHYYVARMLGGVNGLKDRRLASRVKVITPNPAHVNVSAGGIAKYAENKEEAIKLLEFLASPKGSKGLAFPTYEHPLIGFNDSKEVKRFGAVIPDKVTINQLGENNKKAIKLMAEASWD is encoded by the coding sequence ATGCCTTTATTTCAACGTTTTGCCTCTTCAGTTATTGCAACTTCTTTTGCTATGGGTTCAGGACTAATTTTTTCTAGCAGGTCTATTGCTAGCGAAGTTCGAGTTTATTCTGGTCGGCATTACAATACAGACCGACAAATATATAAAAAATTTGCAGCTGATACAGGTATTAAAGTTCGATTAATTGAAGCAACTGGTATATCACTTGTAGAAAGATTGAAGAGAGAAGGCGCTAACTCGAAAGCTGATGTTATCTTGCTTGTCGATGCTGCTCGAATCAGCAATGCTGCGAAGGAAGGCTTATTGCAGAGCTATCGTTCTGCCAAGTTAGACAAAGCTGTTCCTAGTCAATATAAAGACCCTAATGGCAAGTGGTATGCGCTAACGAGAAGAGTAAGAGTTATGGTTGCAAACCCTAAGTCAGTTGATATTTCAAAAATAAAAGATTATTCGGATCTTGCTGATCCATCTTTGCAAGGAAAAGTTTGCTTGAGAAAGCGGAATAGTCCATATAATCAATCTTTAGTTGCTAATCAACTGGTTATAAGAGGTGAAGAAGAGACGAAAAAATGGTTAAAAGGTATGATCTCAAACGTTTCTCAACCTTATTTCCCTGGTGATATTGGAGTAATTAGAGCAGTTGCACAAAATAAATGTGGAATAGGAATAGTGAATCATTATTATGTAGCAAGAATGCTTGGTGGAGTTAATGGTCTTAAAGATAGAAGATTAGCGAGCAGAGTTAAAGTAATTACCCCTAACCCAGCTCATGTAAATGTAAGTGCTGGAGGTATTGCTAAATATGCTGAGAATAAAGAAGAAGCTATTAAACTACTGGAATTTTTAGCTTCACCTAAAGGTAGTAAAGGTTTAGCTTTTCCTACTTATGAACATCCCTTAATTGGGTTCAATGACTCTAAGGAAGTTAAAAGGTTTGGAGCTGTGATCCCAGATAAAGTAACGATTAATCAATTAGGTGAAAATAATAAGAAAGCTATAAAGCTTATGGCAGAGGCTTCTTGGGATTAA
- a CDS encoding Fe2+-dependent dioxygenase, with protein MDYLIHKLLDKKTAQKIIREILSNQSDWKDGKRTAGSFASKVKNNLQLDRNSELSINASDEITSHMLKDPLIKSFSLAKIIHGLMFSKAGLGQGYGTHIDNPYMSSGRSDLSFTLFLSEKNNYEGGELCIQTMQGSNSFKLDMGEIIIYPSTSLHSVEKVSSGQRIVCVGWIESYVSSNEERSFLFGLEAGAKGLLAKYGQSPELDLIFQSYGNLLRRMGD; from the coding sequence ATGGATTACTTAATCCATAAACTACTAGACAAAAAAACTGCGCAAAAAATAATTAGAGAGATTCTAAGTAATCAATCGGACTGGAAAGACGGGAAGAGAACGGCTGGATCATTTGCCTCAAAAGTAAAAAACAATTTACAACTTGATCGGAATTCTGAATTATCTATAAATGCAAGCGATGAAATAACATCACATATGCTTAAAGATCCGCTTATAAAAAGTTTTTCTCTGGCAAAAATTATCCATGGGTTGATGTTTAGCAAAGCAGGATTAGGTCAGGGGTATGGAACACACATTGACAATCCATATATGAGCTCTGGAAGAAGCGACCTTTCATTCACTCTTTTCTTAAGTGAGAAGAATAATTATGAAGGAGGTGAACTTTGCATTCAAACCATGCAAGGAAGCAATAGTTTTAAATTAGATATGGGAGAAATAATTATTTATCCTAGTACAAGCCTTCATTCAGTAGAGAAAGTCTCAAGTGGCCAGAGAATTGTTTGCGTAGGTTGGATTGAAAGTTACGTTTCTAGCAATGAAGAAAGAAGTTTTTTATTTGGACTTGAGGCTGGAGCAAAGGGGTTACTTGCAAAATATGGACAGTCACCAGAGTTAGACTTGATATTTCAATCATATGGGAACCTTTTAAGAAGGATGGGGGACTAA
- a CDS encoding iron uptake porin, with product MKLFQQLLVAPAALGLMAPLAANAADLNIDGISDYTSGSEVQSFSDVYPTDWAYQALTSLAERHGCAVANPSGSITRYEAASLLNKCLGNVAQVNEEERRLINEFAPELAVIKGRIDGLEARVGEFEAGQFSNTTKLDGKANIIVGQVDSDADTSDSTTMEYSYQMNLNSSFSGRDNLYVRIKTGNVQGHFGTRTSATYLSAHGAGSAEAGGSSATAYDYLKVDKLWYSFPVAEQFKVWIGPKVENYYMLASSPSIYKPVMKQFALGGNGPVYGSSTNPGLGVAWTQQKDDPSAARFAVSLAYTQQSGESAAVDSGIFGETGKRGTLVKFEYGSPRWQVSLATAYKSGGWTDTYFATNQAAERATHAHETAYGLRAYWKPEEVGAIPAIQIGYDTTTIDNNDVNVKEADGWMIGLMWDDVGSEGNKAGFAIGSRMTANTYHATLDETATAQSEGAKDNSTWEAYYTFQVNDNVSVTPAFFGSSDPNTGTNDDANGYVVLTTLKF from the coding sequence ATGAAACTTTTCCAGCAATTGCTGGTAGCTCCTGCTGCATTGGGCCTAATGGCACCATTGGCAGCAAACGCTGCTGATTTAAACATTGATGGAATCTCTGACTACACTTCTGGTTCAGAAGTTCAGAGCTTCTCTGATGTTTATCCAACAGATTGGGCTTATCAAGCTCTAACTTCTTTGGCTGAGCGCCACGGATGTGCTGTTGCTAATCCTTCTGGAAGCATCACTCGTTACGAAGCTGCTTCTTTGTTAAACAAGTGCCTTGGCAATGTTGCTCAGGTTAACGAGGAAGAGCGTCGTCTTATCAATGAGTTCGCTCCTGAGCTTGCTGTAATCAAAGGTAGAATTGATGGTCTTGAAGCTCGCGTTGGCGAATTCGAAGCCGGTCAATTCTCTAATACAACAAAGCTAGACGGTAAGGCCAACATCATCGTTGGTCAGGTTGATAGTGATGCTGATACATCTGACTCCACAACTATGGAGTACAGCTATCAGATGAACTTGAACTCCAGCTTCTCTGGTAGAGACAATCTTTATGTTCGCATCAAGACTGGTAACGTTCAAGGTCATTTCGGCACCAGAACATCTGCTACATACCTATCTGCTCATGGTGCAGGTTCTGCCGAGGCAGGTGGTAGCAGTGCTACCGCTTATGACTACTTAAAGGTAGACAAGCTATGGTATTCATTCCCAGTTGCTGAACAGTTCAAAGTTTGGATTGGTCCAAAGGTTGAGAACTACTACATGCTAGCTAGCTCTCCATCTATTTATAAGCCAGTGATGAAGCAATTCGCACTTGGTGGTAATGGTCCTGTTTACGGTTCAAGCACTAACCCTGGTTTAGGTGTTGCCTGGACTCAGCAAAAGGATGATCCATCTGCTGCACGCTTCGCTGTATCTCTTGCTTATACTCAACAGAGTGGTGAGTCTGCAGCTGTTGACAGCGGAATATTTGGTGAAACAGGTAAGAGAGGAACTCTTGTCAAGTTTGAGTATGGTTCTCCAAGATGGCAGGTATCTCTAGCTACTGCTTATAAGAGTGGTGGTTGGACAGATACTTACTTCGCAACAAATCAAGCTGCAGAAAGAGCTACTCATGCTCATGAAACAGCTTACGGTTTAAGAGCTTACTGGAAGCCTGAAGAAGTAGGTGCTATCCCAGCTATTCAGATTGGGTATGACACAACTACTATCGACAACAACGACGTCAACGTTAAGGAAGCTGACGGCTGGATGATCGGCCTAATGTGGGATGACGTAGGTTCTGAAGGTAACAAAGCTGGTTTTGCTATCGGTTCAAGAATGACCGCTAACACTTACCATGCGACTCTTGATGAGACAGCAACTGCTCAATCAGAGGGTGCTAAGGACAACAGCACATGGGAGGCTTACTACACATTCCAAGTTAATGACAATGTGTCAGTTACTCCTGCTTTCTTCGGAAGTTCAGATCCAAACACTGGAACTAACGACGATGCAAATGGTTATGTAGTTTTGACAACTTTAAAGTTCTAA
- the glyQ gene encoding glycine--tRNA ligase subunit alpha: MYFQDIISSLNSFWSEQGCLILQPFDTEKGAGTMSPHTVLRALGPEPWSVAYPEPCRRPTDGRYGDNPNRAQHYFQYQVLIKPSPDEIQETYLSSLEAIGIIQKEHDIRFVEDNWESPTLGAWGVGWEVWLDGMEVTQFTYFQQCGGIDCRPVSIEITYGIERLAMYLQNVESIWDLNWNKNLTYGDIWLPFEKDQCKYNFEVSDPQKLKKLFEIYEAEAKSLMQNNLAAPALEFVLKCSHTFNLLEARGVISVTERTSIISRIRSLAKEVAESWLAKRQELNFPLLKDRN, encoded by the coding sequence ATGTACTTTCAGGACATAATCTCTAGCCTTAATTCATTTTGGAGTGAACAAGGGTGCTTGATTTTGCAGCCATTTGATACTGAAAAAGGGGCTGGAACAATGAGTCCACATACTGTTCTTAGAGCATTAGGGCCAGAACCATGGTCAGTTGCCTACCCAGAACCATGCAGAAGGCCTACTGACGGTAGATATGGAGACAATCCAAATCGAGCTCAACATTATTTTCAATATCAAGTTTTAATAAAGCCCTCTCCCGATGAAATACAAGAAACTTATCTTTCCTCCTTGGAAGCCATAGGAATTATCCAGAAAGAACATGATATTAGATTTGTTGAGGATAATTGGGAATCACCAACTTTAGGCGCATGGGGAGTGGGTTGGGAGGTTTGGCTTGATGGCATGGAGGTGACTCAATTTACTTACTTCCAGCAATGTGGTGGCATTGATTGCCGCCCAGTTTCCATTGAAATTACTTATGGGATAGAAAGATTAGCGATGTATCTTCAAAATGTAGAAAGTATTTGGGACCTTAATTGGAATAAAAATTTGACTTATGGAGATATTTGGCTTCCATTTGAGAAAGATCAATGTAAATATAATTTCGAAGTATCTGACCCTCAAAAATTAAAAAAACTCTTTGAAATATATGAAGCTGAGGCAAAATCTTTAATGCAAAACAACTTAGCTGCACCGGCTTTAGAATTTGTTTTAAAGTGCAGTCATACGTTCAACTTGCTTGAAGCAAGAGGAGTTATATCTGTTACAGAGAGAACTAGCATTATTTCACGTATTAGGAGTCTTGCTAAGGAAGTAGCTGAAAGTTGGCTTGCAAAAAGGCAGGAATTGAACTTCCCTCTTTTAAAAGATAGAAACTAA
- the psbF gene encoding cytochrome b559 subunit beta, long form: MDFRLILVFTPIIFSLVFTVFWLTKWEVLKWDNKVAPGFPTLENYQVWEDTAIVATQGRPERGYPVFTVRTLAVNALGIPTVFFLGAIFAMQFIRRGVIGV, translated from the coding sequence ATGGACTTCAGACTAATTCTTGTTTTTACACCCATCATTTTTTCATTAGTATTTACAGTCTTCTGGCTAACGAAGTGGGAAGTATTAAAGTGGGATAACAAAGTAGCTCCAGGTTTTCCTACTTTAGAGAACTATCAAGTTTGGGAAGACACTGCAATAGTCGCTACACAAGGCAGGCCAGAAAGAGGCTATCCAGTTTTTACAGTTAGGACGCTGGCTGTAAACGCATTAGGAATACCAACTGTATTTTTTCTAGGAGCAATATTTGCTATGCAGTTCATCCGTAGGGGTGTAATAGGAGTTTAG